The DNA window TCGAAGTCACCGTAGTGTTTGATGTCGTTGCCGTAGGCGTTGAGGATCGTGGTGTACCAGTTGCCCAGGGTCTTGTGGCCCTCGTCGTTGTAGTTCGGAAGCCGGATGTAGCGACGGCGGGCCATGCTGAGCTTCACGTTTCCTCCGGCGAGGATCATGAAGGGCACCTCGCTGCCGACGCTGTGGTGCGTCTCGCCGTTCTCCGGGAGATAAAGGATCATCGTGTTGTCGAACATCGTGCCGTTGCCCTCGGGAGACGCCTTGAGCTGGGCGACGATCCGGTTGATGACCTTCATGTGGTGGGTCCGCACCGCCTTGCGGCATTCGATCGCCGGCACGCCGCCCATGTCCTTGTTGTGACCGACATCGTGAAGCCGGATGACGGCGTCGACGAGGTCATCGTAAGGGGTCGAGAGATCGTCGAGCGTGAAGGTCGCGACGTTGGTCAGCCCGGCGCGAAGGGATGACACGAGGATGTCCGCGAACGCGAAGTGCTGCTCCGTACGGGTGTACTCGTCATTGAGAATGCGTTGTTCGATCTCGGGAACATTGGCCGCGATCCTGGCAGACATCGTCTCAAGCAGCTTGTTCCGCTCGATGAGCGTATCCACCGAATCCGCGTAGTTGCCGATCTTCTGGGACTCGATCATGTCGAGCGTCCGGTTGTCGTAGGACGCGATCTTGCCGGAAAGGAAACGGTTCAGGTTGTCCTCGGCCTTGTCATCGTTGGTCTTCTCCAACCCCGCGGCGAACAGGTTCTTGTAGGCCGCGCCCGGTGAGGCGAAGGCGTAGTTCGGCTGCATGGGACCGATCGACGACATCCCGCGCACCACGCCTTTCTGGTCGTGGGCGCTGGTCAGCTCGATGTGCTCGAAGGGAGAGGTGAACATGCGTCCCAGCTCCACATCCACCGAGGCGCGGGTGATGGTCGCGACCCGCTCCGCGGATCGTGAAACCGCCAGCGGCGACTGATACGTCGAGTGGCCCATGGTGCACATCTTGGCCGAAAGGCCCTGCAGCAGGGTGAGGTCGTCCTTGTGGTCGATGATCGGCTCCATCCACTCCGGCAGCTCGTGCCGGTCGAGATCGAGGTCGAGTGCCTCCTTGTTCTCCTCCCTCCTGCGGTCGGCGGCGCTGAGCGAGACCGGCACGAGCTCGCTCGGAAAGGTGCCGTTGCTCTTGCGCAGGAAGATGAAACGCGGAACGCCCGCGCTCACCGACGAGGAACTGCTGCCACCGACCGCCGCCTTCAGTTGCGGAATCGACGACAAACCCGCCATGCCGAACAAGCCGGCGGTAGTGGTTCTGATGAAATCTCTTCGATTGTGCATGGCGTGGTCTATTTGCGGTAGATGAACGAGTCGGAGGTAAGGATCGAAACCATCAGCTCCCGGAAGCTGCCGCCGCTGTCGAGGTAGGCCTTGTCGGCTGCGATGAGGGTCTTGGAGTCGGCGGGCGTTTCGTTGCGGCCCATGAAATAGCGGAAGACGTTGCGGATGAAAACCTGCCTCACCCGGTCGGACTTGGCGAGACGGTTGATCATGTCCGGCACGTCCTTCACCGGGCCGTCGAGGGATTCGTCACCCGTCCCCTCGAGGTAGCCGGACGGATCGACCGGCTTGGTCTTGTAGTGATTCACCATCATGCGGGTCATCGTACCGTGCTCGCTACGCGCGATCACCCGCTCGGTCTCGAGGATGTTCTCGGGGTACTCAATCGCCTCCTCGGTGCGGAAGCGCCCGAAGTCGTCGTAGCTCTCAAACGGATATCCGAGCGGGTTCATCTTCTCGTGGCACTGCCAGCACTTGCTCTCCTCGGTGACGGCGAACCGCTCGCGCAGGGTGCTGTGGGGATCCTCCGGGACCTTGGCATCGACGGTAATCGGCACGTCGCGCACGAAGCCGCCCAGCAACTTCTCCCGCACCCACTTGCCCCGCAGGATCGGATCCGTGGCGGCATTGTGGGAATGCGCCACCAACCACGCCGGATGCGTCAGCATGCCGATGCGGTTTTCCACCTTGAACGGCTGCTCCACCGGGTAGTCCCAGAGCGTGTAGTCGAAATTGTACATCTTCGGCGAGTGATCGACCGCCTCGCCGAGCAGCGGCGGATACGTTGCATCCGAGTCCTTCCGCCGCGATCCGTCCTTCCCGAAAATTGTCTCCGCCATCTCCATGTCGATGCCGAACTTCCGGTTGAAGCTCCTCTTTTTACCATCCTTCGCGGGACCAAGGTAGCCGTTGGAGAGCCCCAGCTCCTCAACGATCTTCGCGTAGTCCTTCTTGTCCCGTCCACGGGTGCCCACCCAGATCTTCCGCAGATTCGAGTAAAAGATCTGTGCCTGCTCCGTCCGCTTGCGCATCTCCTCGTTGTCGCCACTGTGGTGAACGAAGAACTTGTCGGTCGTCAGGAGCGTTTCGAAGACATCCTTGTCCCGTTCGAGCACCCACTGCACGAGCAGGTCGGCCTCCTTCGAGACCTTTCCGGGAACCCGGTAGATGTAGCTCGTCGAGACCACCCGGTGCGGATTGTAGGCGCCGACGAAGCGCTCCTCGTCCTTGAAGACATCGTAGATCTTGGTGTAGCCGAAGTAGTCTTGGAAGAACCTCAGGATGCGCGGTTTTTCGATGGATTCATCCGCCAACAGGCGACGCACCTCGCGCTCGTAGTCTACCCTCTCGTTGAGCTTGCCGGAATGGGCGGCTTCCACGAGGGCCGGGTCGGGAATCCGGTCTGTCAGGGCGTAAGCGATGGCATAACTGCCCTCGCGGGGTGTGAGCATCCTGCGACCGTGCTCGTCCGCCTCGCCGCCACCGAACTCATTTCGGTAAAGGAACTCCGGCTCCATGAGAACGGAGACCATCATCTTCTTCAGCGCGCTGACCTTGTCGCCAACCCGGATCGTCTCCCGCATG is part of the Haloferula helveola genome and encodes:
- a CDS encoding DUF1552 domain-containing protein, whose protein sequence is MHNRRDFIRTTTAGLFGMAGLSSIPQLKAAVGGSSSSSVSAGVPRFIFLRKSNGTFPSELVPVSLSAADRRREENKEALDLDLDRHELPEWMEPIIDHKDDLTLLQGLSAKMCTMGHSTYQSPLAVSRSAERVATITRASVDVELGRMFTSPFEHIELTSAHDQKGVVRGMSSIGPMQPNYAFASPGAAYKNLFAAGLEKTNDDKAEDNLNRFLSGKIASYDNRTLDMIESQKIGNYADSVDTLIERNKLLETMSARIAANVPEIEQRILNDEYTRTEQHFAFADILVSSLRAGLTNVATFTLDDLSTPYDDLVDAVIRLHDVGHNKDMGGVPAIECRKAVRTHHMKVINRIVAQLKASPEGNGTMFDNTMILYLPENGETHHSVGSEVPFMILAGGNVKLSMARRRYIRLPNYNDEGHKTLGNWYTTILNAYGNDIKHYGDFDVALKVDQEGPIRHFLS
- a CDS encoding DUF1588 domain-containing protein, encoding MRSFSASLLIAGLCSVAPGAEPAGGADYEFKVPPHAEELLDIYCYECHDSGLKKGGIRFDNLGDLNQGARLDLLNNALEQVYSGEMPPKDGDQPTDEEREKLAQWIWGELKVFNASKLEDKLRYYKYGNYVDHDQLFSGEIGEAPFTKARRWRINELIYQERVNDVLELEGRARQSAFYGVVKPFNLPQESGVRYYDTEIVEGGQFLTLMSNAKWIVDKQLRQALLESGHFQYPEDYQSVLDKKVQGKEAGQILRKYPDEKWNLKTTPEPFTRVVMEEGESSDEILSGAITHQFRVALQRDPDAAELAEYLAFMRETIRVGDKVSALKKMMVSVLMEPEFLYRNEFGGGEADEHGRRMLTPREGSYAIAYALTDRIPDPALVEAAHSGKLNERVDYEREVRRLLADESIEKPRILRFFQDYFGYTKIYDVFKDEERFVGAYNPHRVVSTSYIYRVPGKVSKEADLLVQWVLERDKDVFETLLTTDKFFVHHSGDNEEMRKRTEQAQIFYSNLRKIWVGTRGRDKKDYAKIVEELGLSNGYLGPAKDGKKRSFNRKFGIDMEMAETIFGKDGSRRKDSDATYPPLLGEAVDHSPKMYNFDYTLWDYPVEQPFKVENRIGMLTHPAWLVAHSHNAATDPILRGKWVREKLLGGFVRDVPITVDAKVPEDPHSTLRERFAVTEESKCWQCHEKMNPLGYPFESYDDFGRFRTEEAIEYPENILETERVIARSEHGTMTRMMVNHYKTKPVDPSGYLEGTGDESLDGPVKDVPDMINRLAKSDRVRQVFIRNVFRYFMGRNETPADSKTLIAADKAYLDSGGSFRELMVSILTSDSFIYRK